The following are encoded in a window of Nibricoccus aquaticus genomic DNA:
- the ilvB gene encoding biosynthetic-type acetolactate synthase large subunit, which produces MKSSTSPSSFPQAEIGKEMKGSDCVVECLIREGVDAIFAYPGGASQELHQSLARTDKIRTILPRHEQGGSFAAEGYARATGKVGVCMATSGPGATNLISAIADAFMDSTPMVAITGQVFTKFIGKSAFQETDFFGMTLPIVKHSYLVMNVADIPRIFKEAFHLARTGRPGPVIIDIPKDIQQAKFTPVYPATVEFRNPLISQIPQANDDQLKQILSLIFEAKRPVLYVGGGLISAEAHKELRTFAEKTNINVATTLMGVGAFPETHKLSMQWFGMHGAAYGNWAVDQSDLLLCFGARFDDRITGAVEKFASGAKIVHLDIDAAEHNKNKRGVIPVCSDIKFALNRLNELIAAHKFTAPDTAAWHAQIATWKAEHPFDSKAGFGNSPHILPQEAVAALYELTKGDAIITTGVGQHQMWAAQFYRFDEPRRYISSLGLGAMGYGYPAAMGAKVACPDKQVIDIDGDGSFLMNVQELATCHIEKIAAKAMILNNQHLGMVVQWEDRFYGSVRGNTILGDQKNIGGPDNLGGIYPDYVTIAKGFGVKARRVHKKSELKEAIQEMLDHDGPYLLDVIVPYTEHVLPMIPAGKTVKEMILK; this is translated from the coding sequence ATGAAATCATCCACCTCGCCCTCCTCGTTTCCCCAAGCCGAAATCGGCAAAGAAATGAAAGGTTCCGACTGCGTCGTCGAGTGCCTCATCCGCGAAGGTGTTGATGCCATCTTCGCGTACCCCGGCGGTGCCTCGCAGGAACTCCACCAGTCACTCGCCCGAACCGACAAGATCCGCACCATCCTCCCCCGCCACGAACAAGGCGGCTCCTTCGCCGCCGAAGGTTACGCCCGCGCCACCGGCAAAGTCGGCGTGTGTATGGCCACTTCCGGCCCCGGCGCCACCAACCTCATCTCGGCCATCGCCGACGCCTTCATGGATTCGACCCCGATGGTCGCGATCACCGGCCAGGTTTTCACCAAGTTCATCGGCAAGAGCGCGTTTCAGGAAACCGACTTCTTCGGCATGACCCTGCCGATAGTGAAGCACTCCTACCTCGTCATGAATGTCGCGGACATCCCGCGCATTTTCAAAGAGGCGTTCCACCTCGCGCGCACCGGCCGCCCCGGCCCCGTCATCATCGATATTCCGAAGGATATCCAGCAGGCGAAATTCACGCCCGTCTATCCAGCCACCGTCGAGTTCCGCAACCCACTCATCAGCCAGATTCCGCAGGCGAACGACGATCAGCTGAAACAAATCCTCTCGCTCATCTTCGAAGCGAAACGCCCCGTTCTGTACGTCGGCGGCGGTCTCATCTCCGCTGAAGCACACAAGGAACTCCGCACGTTCGCCGAGAAGACCAACATCAATGTCGCCACGACACTGATGGGCGTCGGCGCATTCCCCGAGACACATAAGCTCTCCATGCAGTGGTTCGGCATGCACGGCGCCGCCTACGGCAACTGGGCCGTCGATCAATCCGATTTGCTCCTCTGCTTTGGCGCCCGCTTCGACGACCGCATCACCGGAGCCGTCGAGAAATTCGCGTCTGGCGCGAAGATCGTCCACCTCGACATCGACGCCGCTGAGCACAACAAGAACAAACGCGGCGTCATCCCGGTTTGCTCCGACATCAAGTTCGCGCTCAACCGCCTCAACGAGCTCATCGCCGCCCACAAGTTCACCGCGCCCGACACCGCCGCCTGGCACGCCCAGATCGCCACGTGGAAAGCCGAACACCCGTTCGACTCCAAAGCCGGTTTCGGCAACAGCCCGCACATCCTCCCGCAGGAAGCCGTCGCCGCCCTCTACGAACTCACCAAGGGCGACGCCATCATCACCACCGGCGTCGGCCAGCACCAGATGTGGGCCGCACAATTCTACCGCTTCGACGAACCCCGCCGCTACATCAGCTCGCTCGGTCTCGGCGCGATGGGCTACGGGTATCCCGCCGCGATGGGCGCCAAAGTCGCCTGCCCCGACAAGCAAGTCATCGATATCGATGGCGACGGCTCCTTCCTGATGAACGTCCAGGAACTCGCCACCTGCCACATCGAGAAGATCGCCGCCAAGGCGATGATCTTGAATAACCAGCACCTCGGCATGGTCGTGCAGTGGGAAGACCGCTTCTATGGCAGCGTCCGCGGCAACACGATCCTCGGCGACCAAAAGAACATCGGCGGCCCCGACAACCTCGGCGGCATCTATCCCGACTACGTCACCATCGCGAAGGGCTTCGGCGTCAAAGCACGCCGCGTCCACAAGAAGAGCGAACTCAAGGAAGCCATCCAAGAGATGCTCGACCACGACGGCCCGTACCTCCTCGACGTTATCGTCCCTTACACCGAGCACGTGCTCCCAATGATCCCCGCCGGTAAAACGGTGAAAGAAATGATCCTCAAGTAA
- a CDS encoding TIGR00282 family metallophosphoesterase — protein MLKFLFIGDVVGRPGRDIIASRLPQLRAQHGIDLVIANAENAAAGSGITGVIAKTLLSCGVDAITLGDHVWDQKGWEDEIGSFERVCRPANLPASNPGRDHVILQAKGFRLAVFTVLGRQYLNIKADCPFLAADRMLKEIGDKANGAFVEIHAEATSEKQAMGWHLDGRAIAVLGTHTHVPTADASVLPKGTAFMCDVGMTGPYASVLGREVKPVLEKFITGMPRRFEVAEQDVRLSAALVTFDPKEKRATKCELITIRSNASGPRVSLDGGHSND, from the coding sequence ATGTTGAAGTTTCTCTTTATTGGCGACGTGGTTGGGCGGCCTGGGCGTGACATCATCGCGTCGCGTTTGCCTCAACTGCGCGCGCAGCATGGCATCGATCTGGTGATCGCCAATGCGGAGAACGCGGCCGCCGGGTCCGGCATCACGGGTGTAATTGCGAAGACGCTGCTTAGCTGCGGCGTGGATGCGATCACGTTGGGTGACCATGTGTGGGATCAAAAAGGGTGGGAGGACGAGATCGGGAGTTTTGAGCGGGTGTGCCGCCCGGCGAATTTGCCCGCGTCGAATCCAGGAAGAGATCACGTGATTTTGCAGGCAAAGGGATTTCGGCTGGCGGTGTTTACGGTGCTGGGGCGGCAGTATCTTAACATCAAGGCGGACTGCCCGTTTCTCGCGGCGGACCGGATGCTCAAGGAAATCGGCGACAAGGCGAACGGCGCGTTTGTGGAGATCCATGCCGAGGCGACTTCGGAAAAGCAGGCGATGGGCTGGCATCTCGACGGGCGCGCGATCGCGGTGCTCGGGACGCATACGCATGTGCCGACGGCGGATGCGAGCGTGCTGCCGAAGGGCACGGCTTTCATGTGCGATGTCGGCATGACGGGGCCGTATGCATCGGTGCTCGGGCGCGAAGTGAAACCCGTTTTGGAGAAATTTATCACCGGGATGCCACGCCGGTTTGAAGTCGCGGAGCAGGATGTGCGTTTATCGGCGGCGTTGGTGACGTTCGATCCGAAAGAGAAACGCGCGACGAAGTGCGAGTTGATCACGATTCGGTCGAACGCGAGCGGGCCGCGCGTGAGTCTGGATGGCGGGCACTCGAACGATTGA
- a CDS encoding acetyl-CoA carboxylase carboxyltransferase subunit alpha, whose product MDKPTYLLEFEKPLRELSNQLDLLRQQSLENNVDVAKEIASIERKIESTRREIYSDLSPWQKVQLARHPKRPYALDYVNALCENFQELHGDRQFNDDRALIGGTAFFQGRSVMIVAQQKGRDTKENILRNFGMPQPEGYRKALRLMKLAEKFGLPVITFIDTPGAFPGIESEARHVSEAIAVNLREMAMLKVPSIAVVVGEGGSGGALGIGVTDRVLIFENSYYSVISPEGCAAILWKDRAAAPKAAEALKLNADHLEKLGVVDEVVPEPFGGAHNDHAAAAESLKKALLKHLNELTKLDEEKLLDSRYNRYRHLGVYEEAGVAHA is encoded by the coding sequence ATGGACAAACCGACCTACTTGTTGGAATTCGAAAAACCGCTCCGCGAGCTCAGCAACCAGCTCGACCTGCTGCGTCAGCAGTCGCTCGAAAACAACGTCGATGTCGCCAAAGAAATCGCCTCCATTGAGCGCAAGATCGAGTCCACCCGCCGCGAGATCTACTCCGATCTCTCCCCGTGGCAGAAGGTCCAGCTCGCCCGCCACCCCAAGCGCCCCTACGCCCTCGATTACGTCAACGCCCTCTGCGAAAACTTCCAGGAGCTACATGGTGACCGCCAGTTCAACGACGACCGCGCCCTCATCGGCGGCACCGCGTTTTTCCAAGGCCGCTCCGTCATGATCGTCGCCCAGCAAAAAGGCCGCGACACCAAGGAAAACATCCTCCGCAACTTCGGCATGCCCCAGCCCGAAGGTTACCGCAAAGCCCTTCGCCTGATGAAACTCGCCGAAAAATTCGGCCTGCCCGTCATCACCTTCATCGACACTCCCGGCGCGTTCCCAGGCATCGAGTCGGAAGCCCGCCACGTGTCTGAAGCCATCGCCGTCAACCTCCGCGAAATGGCCATGCTCAAAGTCCCGTCCATCGCCGTCGTCGTGGGCGAAGGCGGTTCCGGCGGCGCGCTCGGCATCGGCGTCACCGATCGTGTGCTCATTTTCGAAAACAGCTACTACTCCGTCATCTCGCCCGAAGGCTGCGCCGCGATTCTCTGGAAAGACCGCGCCGCCGCTCCGAAAGCCGCCGAAGCCCTCAAGCTCAACGCCGACCACCTCGAAAAACTCGGCGTCGTCGATGAAGTCGTTCCCGAGCCTTTCGGCGGTGCGCACAACGATCACGCCGCCGCCGCCGAATCGCTTAAGAAGGCGCTCCTCAAACACCTCAACGAGCTCACCAAGCTCGACGAAGAAAAGCTCCTCGACTCCCGCTACAACCGCTACCGCCACCTCGGCGTCTACGAAGAAGCCGGCGTCGCCCACGCCTGA
- a CDS encoding flotillin family protein has protein sequence MLAALVVVFVLIIAMTLIARYRMCPPDKVLVVYGKLANGLSSRCYHGGSTFVVPFFQSYQYLDLTPITIDIELKGALSSQNIRIDAPASFTIGISTEPEVMQNAATRLLGRSLDEVQQLASEIIMGQMRVVFASMTIEEINNDREKLIAAITKGVEVELHKVGLRMINGNIRDIKDLSGYIDALGKESAARAINDAQIKVAQENQRGAIGRAEAERDQFIRVATAEAEARKGQNTAQVVIAKSNADLAAEQAEAKRRTEAAQKVAEARALQESYKAQQEAELARAAREKAQQQADQIVKAEIDKERVRIDAEAKAAQTKIIQEGQSAAYVIQKDAEAEGVRRVAEGEAAGIRAKLGAEATGIQAKLTAEAEGTRALLDAKAQGFEKLLRVASDTSGATQLLIAENIVRIAEIQAGAIKGLQFEKVIVMGGGAGGQNAGPGQFVQDLYKGVLPIQELAKSVGLNLPTFLGTAAPESPSSAPSSGVPAAPTAKSSVSEAPKKDVS, from the coding sequence ATGCTGGCGGCGCTGGTCGTCGTCTTTGTTCTCATTATCGCGATGACGCTGATTGCGCGTTATCGCATGTGCCCGCCGGACAAAGTCCTGGTGGTGTACGGCAAACTCGCGAACGGACTTTCTTCACGGTGCTATCACGGCGGCTCGACGTTCGTGGTCCCGTTTTTCCAGAGCTACCAGTATCTCGATCTCACGCCGATCACGATAGACATCGAGCTGAAGGGAGCGCTCTCGAGTCAGAATATCCGCATCGATGCGCCGGCGTCGTTCACTATCGGCATCTCGACGGAGCCTGAGGTGATGCAGAACGCGGCGACGCGTTTGCTTGGGCGTTCGCTCGATGAAGTGCAGCAGCTGGCGTCGGAAATTATTATGGGCCAGATGCGCGTGGTCTTCGCCTCGATGACCATTGAGGAAATCAACAACGACCGCGAAAAGCTGATCGCTGCGATCACGAAGGGCGTCGAAGTCGAGCTGCACAAAGTCGGTCTGCGGATGATCAACGGTAATATCCGCGACATCAAAGATCTCTCGGGCTACATCGATGCGCTCGGCAAAGAATCGGCGGCGCGCGCGATCAACGATGCGCAGATCAAGGTCGCGCAGGAAAATCAGCGCGGTGCGATCGGTCGCGCGGAAGCGGAGCGCGATCAGTTTATTCGCGTCGCCACGGCTGAGGCCGAGGCGCGCAAGGGACAGAATACGGCGCAGGTGGTCATCGCGAAATCCAACGCCGATCTCGCGGCTGAGCAGGCTGAGGCGAAACGCCGGACGGAAGCGGCGCAGAAAGTGGCCGAGGCACGCGCGCTCCAGGAATCGTACAAGGCTCAACAGGAAGCCGAGCTCGCACGTGCGGCTCGCGAAAAGGCACAGCAGCAGGCTGACCAAATCGTGAAGGCAGAGATCGACAAGGAGCGCGTGCGCATCGATGCCGAAGCCAAGGCGGCGCAGACGAAGATCATTCAAGAAGGTCAGTCGGCGGCGTACGTCATTCAGAAAGACGCCGAGGCGGAAGGTGTTCGCCGCGTAGCGGAAGGTGAAGCGGCGGGTATTCGCGCGAAGCTCGGTGCGGAGGCGACGGGTATTCAGGCAAAGCTGACGGCTGAAGCTGAAGGTACGCGGGCACTGCTCGACGCGAAGGCGCAAGGCTTTGAGAAACTTCTGCGCGTGGCGAGCGATACGTCGGGAGCGACGCAATTGCTCATCGCGGAAAATATCGTGCGCATCGCCGAGATTCAGGCGGGAGCGATCAAGGGACTCCAATTCGAGAAGGTCATCGTCATGGGTGGCGGCGCGGGTGGGCAGAACGCCGGTCCGGGGCAGTTCGTGCAGGATCTCTACAAGGGTGTGCTGCCGATTCAGGAACTCGCGAAGAGCGTGGGACTGAATCTGCCGACGTTCCTCGGTACGGCGGCTCCGGAATCACCATCATCGGCACCATCCAGCGGAGTTCCTGCAGCGCCAACGGCAAAGTCCTCTGTTTCCGAAGCACCGAAGAAAGATGTTTCCTAA
- a CDS encoding peptidylprolyl isomerase, protein MSKTPPAANENAVLKTSYGEITIAFWPDVAPKTVENFKKLAREGFYNGTAFHRIIKGFMIQGGCPNTKEGQSGMPGTGGPGYQIKAEFNAKPHTRGVISMARSSNPDSAGSQFFLVHGDARFLDKQYTAFGTIVKGDEVLEQLANVPTKSGGGGEKSTPVERVALETVTLVPAS, encoded by the coding sequence ATGAGCAAAACACCTCCTGCCGCCAACGAAAACGCCGTCCTCAAAACGTCCTATGGCGAGATCACCATCGCCTTCTGGCCCGATGTCGCCCCCAAGACCGTCGAGAACTTCAAGAAGCTCGCCCGCGAAGGCTTCTACAACGGCACCGCCTTTCACCGCATCATTAAGGGCTTCATGATCCAGGGTGGCTGCCCCAACACCAAGGAAGGCCAGTCCGGCATGCCCGGCACCGGCGGCCCCGGCTACCAGATCAAGGCTGAGTTCAACGCCAAGCCCCACACCCGCGGCGTCATCTCCATGGCCCGCTCCTCCAATCCCGATTCCGCCGGCAGCCAGTTCTTCCTCGTCCACGGCGACGCCCGCTTCCTCGACAAACAGTACACCGCCTTCGGCACGATCGTGAAAGGCGACGAGGTCCTCGAACAACTCGCCAACGTCCCCACCAAGTCCGGTGGCGGCGGCGAAAAGAGCACCCCGGTCGAACGCGTCGCCCTCGAAACCGTCACGCTCGTCCCCGCGAGCTGA
- a CDS encoding 5'-methylthioadenosine/S-adenosylhomocysteine nucleosidase — protein MQFSKISVCVAMLTLAWCLPTGALAKVDLLIAAATEAELAPVRAKMRDVKETTLTSWTFWSGTLSGESVVLARTEGDPLNAVAAVTLAIRKFDPALVLSYGIARPHDVTLKAGDVVVSEKFVAFDGFISGHRGLGEGVKLGDWKKLPHAPISSGEVETYTESFPASEGAKTAALSLKLGEGSGGKVKAGVLGSAHQINREADRVAWLREKWGTSCEDFESAHVAVCAKLFGVPAAGIRVIVPVTSGETEVAAAQAQAAELVLTWVEVLK, from the coding sequence ATGCAATTTTCGAAAATCAGTGTGTGCGTGGCGATGTTGACGCTGGCGTGGTGTTTGCCGACGGGTGCGTTGGCGAAGGTGGATTTGCTGATCGCGGCGGCGACGGAGGCTGAACTGGCGCCGGTGCGCGCGAAGATGCGCGACGTGAAGGAGACGACGCTGACGTCGTGGACGTTTTGGAGCGGGACCCTTTCAGGGGAATCCGTGGTGCTGGCGCGGACCGAGGGCGATCCGCTGAACGCGGTGGCGGCGGTGACGCTGGCGATCAGGAAATTCGATCCGGCGCTGGTGCTGAGCTACGGAATCGCAAGGCCGCATGATGTGACGTTGAAGGCGGGCGATGTGGTCGTGAGCGAAAAATTTGTGGCGTTCGATGGGTTTATCTCGGGGCATCGGGGACTGGGCGAAGGCGTGAAACTCGGGGATTGGAAGAAGCTGCCGCATGCGCCGATTTCGTCGGGTGAAGTGGAGACTTACACGGAGTCGTTTCCGGCGAGTGAGGGGGCGAAGACGGCGGCGTTGAGTTTGAAATTGGGTGAAGGTAGTGGAGGGAAGGTGAAAGCGGGCGTGCTTGGCTCGGCGCATCAGATCAATCGCGAGGCGGATCGCGTGGCTTGGCTGCGCGAGAAATGGGGGACTAGTTGCGAGGATTTCGAGTCGGCGCATGTGGCGGTGTGCGCGAAGTTGTTTGGTGTGCCCGCGGCGGGGATACGCGTGATTGTGCCGGTGACGTCGGGCGAGACTGAGGTTGCGGCGGCGCAGGCGCAGGCGGCGGAACTGGTTTTGACGTGGGTGGAGGTTTTGAAATGA
- a CDS encoding 5'-methylthioadenosine/S-adenosylhomocysteine nucleosidase has translation MKTFSLRNWAQVLLMVALAVAARGGERVDILVQGAEKLEIGMIREALSDARKVEVGPFSFWVGKVGPHKVAVSLTGQGLINCTAATVLGIEEFSPKLIVNQGTSGAQAPYLGLHDIIVGRRALDYGNFVTRVRGVGAGSDALSWTPLAQKVRKGKDGELVAFPKGFEGDAACIEVAMRTRNPMGNLYEGVIGSAHEINLELDRVKWSRDTFGMDVEEMESGHVAALAHAYGVRYVAFRVVSDAPYDGVPFYALAGRAGALFTVNFLKNLPALE, from the coding sequence ATGAAGACGTTTTCGTTAAGGAACTGGGCTCAGGTGTTGTTGATGGTCGCTCTCGCGGTGGCGGCGCGTGGCGGCGAGCGCGTGGATATTCTCGTGCAGGGGGCGGAGAAGCTGGAGATCGGGATGATCCGCGAAGCGCTGAGCGATGCGCGCAAAGTGGAGGTGGGGCCGTTTTCGTTTTGGGTGGGGAAAGTGGGGCCGCATAAGGTTGCGGTGTCGCTGACGGGGCAGGGGCTGATCAACTGCACGGCGGCGACGGTACTGGGGATCGAGGAGTTTTCGCCGAAGTTGATCGTTAATCAGGGGACGAGCGGGGCGCAGGCGCCGTATCTCGGGCTTCACGACATCATCGTGGGGCGGCGGGCGCTGGACTATGGGAATTTTGTCACGCGGGTGCGCGGAGTCGGAGCGGGGAGCGATGCTCTGAGTTGGACGCCGCTCGCACAGAAGGTGAGGAAGGGGAAGGACGGGGAGTTGGTGGCGTTTCCGAAGGGGTTTGAGGGAGATGCGGCATGCATTGAGGTCGCGATGCGGACGCGGAATCCGATGGGGAATTTGTACGAAGGCGTCATCGGGTCGGCGCATGAGATCAATCTGGAGCTGGACCGGGTGAAGTGGTCGCGCGACACGTTTGGGATGGATGTGGAGGAGATGGAGTCTGGGCACGTGGCGGCGCTGGCGCACGCTTATGGCGTGAGGTACGTGGCGTTTCGGGTGGTGAGCGATGCGCCGTATGATGGAGTGCCATTTTATGCGCTAGCGGGCCGGGCGGGGGCGCTGTTCACGGTGAATTTCCTGAAGAATCTGCCGGCGCTGGAGTGA
- the trpB gene encoding tryptophan synthase subunit beta, producing the protein MSSAATAPLDRFSMPDATGHFGPYGGVFVPETLWTALKELGAAYDEAKKDPQFLEELRFHLKEFAGRPTELYFAERLTQHVGGAKIYLKREDLLHTGAHKINNALAQAILAKRMGKKRIIAETGAGQHGVATAAACAKFGLECVVYMGAHDMERQALNVFRMRLMGAEVRGVEAGQKTLKEAINEAMRDWVTNVRSTHYILGTAYGSHPYPAMVRDFHRVIGIEAKEQILKREGRLPDALVACVGGGSNAIGLFFEFLEDTQVKMTGVEAGGHGIKRGEHAARFAGGRLGVLQGCKTFLLQDQDGQIELTHSVSAGLDYAAVGPEHAFYRDRKRIDFAYACDDEVLETFQLLSRTEGIIPALESTHAIVEGIKQAKALGKGKVIVVNLSGRGDKDVQQVAKILGERV; encoded by the coding sequence ATGTCATCCGCTGCCACCGCTCCGCTTGATCGTTTCTCGATGCCCGACGCCACCGGCCACTTCGGCCCGTATGGCGGCGTGTTTGTGCCTGAGACGCTCTGGACGGCGCTGAAGGAACTGGGCGCGGCGTATGACGAGGCGAAGAAGGATCCGCAGTTTCTCGAAGAGCTGCGGTTTCATTTGAAGGAATTCGCGGGGCGTCCGACGGAGCTCTATTTCGCGGAGCGCCTGACGCAGCATGTCGGCGGGGCGAAGATTTATTTGAAGCGCGAAGACCTGCTCCACACCGGCGCTCACAAGATCAACAACGCGTTGGCGCAGGCGATCCTCGCGAAGCGCATGGGCAAGAAGCGCATCATCGCCGAGACGGGCGCGGGTCAGCACGGCGTGGCGACGGCGGCGGCGTGCGCGAAGTTTGGACTCGAGTGCGTGGTATACATGGGCGCGCACGACATGGAGCGGCAGGCGCTGAACGTTTTTCGCATGCGGCTGATGGGCGCGGAAGTGCGCGGCGTGGAGGCCGGGCAGAAGACGCTCAAGGAAGCGATCAATGAGGCGATGCGCGACTGGGTGACCAATGTGCGATCGACGCACTATATCTTGGGTACGGCGTATGGCTCACATCCGTATCCGGCGATGGTGCGGGATTTCCACCGCGTGATTGGCATCGAGGCGAAGGAGCAGATTTTGAAACGCGAAGGGCGTCTGCCGGATGCGCTCGTGGCGTGTGTTGGTGGCGGCTCGAACGCGATCGGGTTGTTTTTCGAGTTTTTGGAAGACACGCAGGTCAAGATGACGGGCGTTGAAGCGGGTGGGCATGGCATCAAGCGCGGCGAGCACGCGGCGCGTTTTGCGGGTGGGCGGCTCGGAGTGTTGCAGGGGTGCAAGACGTTTTTGCTGCAGGACCAGGACGGGCAGATCGAGCTGACGCACTCGGTGAGTGCGGGGCTCGATTACGCGGCCGTCGGACCGGAGCACGCGTTTTATCGCGACCGAAAGCGCATCGATTTCGCGTATGCGTGTGACGACGAAGTGCTGGAGACGTTTCAGCTGTTGTCGCGCACGGAAGGCATCATTCCGGCTCTGGAAAGCACGCATGCAATCGTCGAGGGCATCAAACAGGCGAAGGCGCTTGGGAAGGGCAAAGTCATCGTCGTGAATCTTTCGGGACGCGGAGATAAAGACGTGCAGCAAGTCGCGAAGATCTTGGGAGAACGCGTATGA
- a CDS encoding YicC/YloC family endoribonuclease yields MKSMTGFGRATAALGNYTLTVQVNSVNRKTLDLQVSLPNEWEALEAPVGELVRKYALRGKIHVKFEVTGSEAAQAATWDEAVVAANLDKLAAFAAKRGVTFAPSADLLWNVANAQRKSSQLPPVEEAQVVALATTEEALKAFSAMRAKEGAALMTDFQARLAILRVQVAIVAERAPQVAPTYRELLLKRLREAGLELKVDDERVLKEVALFADRSDVTEELTRLKSHLEQFTTLLKSDGEIGRKSEFILQEIGREVNTTGAKANDLTISKAVIELKNELERIREQIANVE; encoded by the coding sequence ATGAAGAGCATGACCGGATTTGGGCGCGCGACGGCGGCGCTGGGGAATTATACGCTTACGGTGCAGGTGAATTCTGTGAACCGGAAGACATTGGATTTGCAGGTGTCGCTGCCGAATGAGTGGGAGGCGCTTGAAGCGCCGGTGGGCGAGCTGGTGCGGAAATATGCGCTGCGCGGGAAGATCCATGTGAAGTTCGAGGTGACGGGATCTGAAGCGGCGCAGGCGGCGACGTGGGATGAGGCGGTGGTCGCGGCAAATCTGGACAAGCTCGCGGCGTTTGCGGCGAAGCGGGGTGTGACGTTTGCGCCGTCGGCCGACTTGCTGTGGAATGTAGCGAATGCGCAGCGGAAGAGTTCGCAGCTGCCGCCGGTCGAGGAGGCGCAGGTGGTGGCGCTGGCGACGACGGAGGAGGCATTGAAGGCGTTTTCGGCGATGCGCGCGAAAGAGGGAGCGGCGCTGATGACGGATTTTCAGGCGCGGCTAGCGATCTTGCGCGTGCAGGTGGCGATCGTGGCGGAGCGCGCGCCGCAAGTGGCGCCGACTTATCGCGAGTTATTGCTCAAGCGTCTGCGTGAGGCGGGGCTGGAGTTGAAAGTGGATGATGAGCGCGTGCTCAAGGAAGTGGCGTTGTTTGCGGATCGCTCGGATGTGACCGAGGAGCTGACGCGGTTGAAGAGTCATCTGGAGCAGTTCACGACGTTGCTGAAGAGCGACGGTGAGATCGGGCGGAAGTCGGAGTTTATTTTGCAGGAGATCGGGCGTGAAGTGAACACGACGGGCGCGAAGGCGAATGATCTCACGATTTCGAAAGCGGTGATTGAGCTGAAGAATGAGCTGGAGCGAATTCGCGAGCAGATCGCGAATGTGGAGTGA